A portion of the Macaca mulatta isolate MMU2019108-1 chromosome 2, T2T-MMU8v2.0, whole genome shotgun sequence genome contains these proteins:
- the COPG1 gene encoding coatomer subunit gamma-1 isoform X2: MLKKFDKKDEESGGGSNPFQHLEKSAVLQEARVFNETPINPRKCAHILTKILYLINQGEHLGTTEATEAFFAMTKLFQSNDPTLRRMCYLTIKEMSCIAEDVIIVTSSLTKDMTGKEDNYRGPAVRALCQITDSTMLQAIERYMKQAIVDKVPSVSSSALVSSLHLLKCSFDVVKRWVNEAQEAASSDNIMVQYHALGLLYHVRKNDRLAVNKMISKVTRHGLKSPFAYCMMIRVASKQLEEEDGSRDSPLFDFIESCLRNKHEMVVYEAASAIVNLPGCSAKELAPAVSVLQLFCSSPKAALRYAAVRTLNKVAMKHPSAVTACNLDLENLVTDSNRSIATLAITTLLKTGSESSIDRLMKQISSFMSEISDEFKVVVVQAISALCQKYPRKHAVLMNFLFTMLREEGGFEYKRAIVDCIISIIEENSESKETGLSHLCEFIEDCEFTVLATRILHLLGQEGPKTTNPSKYIRFIYNRVVLEHEEVRAGAVSALAKFGAQNEEMLPSILVLLKRCVMDDDNEVRDRATFYLNVLEQKQKALNAGYILNGLTVSIPGLERALQQYTLEPSEKPFDLKSVPLATAPMAEQRTESTPITAVKQPEKVAATRQEIFQGESQWLGGAWDLGSVSSGGSRKLSECGLWISEQLAAVPEFRGLGPLFKSSPEPVALTESETEYVIRCTKHTFTNHMVFQFDCTNTLNDQTLENVTVQMEPTEAYEVLCYVPARSLPYNQPGTCYTLVALPKEDPTAVACTFSCMMKFTVKDCDPTTGETDDEGYEDEYVLEDLEVTVADHIQKVMKLNFEAAWDEVGDEFEKEETFTLSTIKTLEEAVGNIVKFLGMHPCERSDKVPDNKNTHTLLLAGVFRGGHDILVRSRLLLLDTVTMQVTARSLEELPVDIILASVG; the protein is encoded by the exons ATGTTGAAGAAATTCGACAAGAAGGACGAGGAGTCAG GTGGAGGCTCCAACCCATTCCAGCACCTCGAGAAGAGTGCCGTACTCCAGGAG GCCCGTGTATTTAATGAAACTCCCATCAACCCTCGGAAATGTGCCCACATCCTCACCAAGATTCTTTACCTCATAAACCAG GGGGAGCACCTGGGGACCACGGAAGCGACCGAGGCCTTCTTTGCCATGACCAAGCTCTTTCAGTCCAATGAT CCCACACTCCGTCGGATGTGCTACTTGACCATCAAGGAGATGTCTTGCATCGCAGAGGATGTCATCATTGTCACCAGCAG CCTAACAAAAGACATGACTGGGAAAGAAGACAACTACCGGGGCCCAGCCGTGCGAGCCCTCTGCCAGATCACCGAT AGCACCATGCTGCAGGCTATTGAGCGCTACATGAAACAAGCCATTGTGGACAAGGTGCCCAGTGTCTCCAGCTCTGCCCTCGTGTCTTCCTTG CACCTGCTGAAGTGCAGTTTTGATGTGGTCAAGCGCTGGGTGAATGAGGCTCAGGAGGCGGCATCCAGTGATAACATCATGGTCCAG TACCACGCATTAGGGCTCCTGTACCATGTGCGTAAGAATGACCGCCTGGCTGTCAATAAGATGATCAGCAAGGTCACACGGCATGGCCTTAAGTCTCCCTTTGCCTACTGCATGATGATCCGGGTGGCCAGCAAGCAGCTGGAAGAGGAGGATGGCAG CCGTGACAGCCCGCTCTTTGACTTCATCGAGAGCTGCTTGCGCAACAAGCACGAGATGGTGGTATATGAAGCTGCCTCGGCCATCGTCAAtctgccaggctgcagtgccaaAGAGCTGGCCCCGGCTGTGTCAG TGCTCCAGCTTTTCTGCAGCTCACCCAAGGCTGCTCTCCGCTATGCTGCTGTTCGTACCCTCAATAAG GTTGCCATGAAGCATCCGTCAGCTGTGACAGCTTGTAATCTGGATCTGGAGAACCTGGTCACAGATTCAAACCGCAGCATTGCCACGCTGGCCATCACCACCCTCCTTAAGACGGGCAGCGAGAGCAGCATCGACCGCCTCATGAAGCAGATCTCCTCCTTCATGTCAGAGATCTCGGATGAATTCAAG GTGGTGGTTGTCCAGGCCATCAGTGCCCTGTGTCAGAAATATCCTCGCAAACATGCAGTCCTCATGAACTTCCTGTTCACCATGCTGCGGGAAGAG GGTGGCTTTGAGTACAAGCGCGCCATTGTGGACTGCATCATCAGCATCATTGAGGAGAACTCAGAGAGCAAGGAGACAGGGCTGTCACATCTGTGCGAGTTCATCGAGGACTGCGAGTTCACAGTGCTGGCCACCCGTATTCTACATCTCCTGGGCCAGGAGGGTCCCAAGACCACCAACCCCTCAAAGTACATCCGCTTCATCTATAACCGAGTGGTCTTGGAGCATGAGGAGGTCCGGGCAG GTGCTGTGAGTGCTCTGGCCAAGTTTGGAGCCCAGAATGAAGAGATGTTACCCAGTATCTTGGTGTTGCTGAAGAG GTGTGTGATGGATGATGACAATGAAGTAAGGGACCGAGCCACCTTCTACTTAAATGTCCTGGAGCAGAAGCAGAAGGCCCTCAATGCAGGCTATATCCTAAATG GTCTGACTGTGTCCATCCCTGGTCTGGAGAGGGCTCTGCAGCAGTACACTCTAGAACCATCAGAAAAACCTTTTGACCTCAAGTCTGTACCCCTGGCCACAGCGCCCATGGCAGAGCAGAGAACAG AAAGCACCCCCATCACAGCAGTCAAACAGCCTGAGAAAGTGGCAGCTACCAGGCAGGAGATCTTCCAGGGTGAGTCACAGTGGTTGGGGGGTGCTTGGGACCTGGGCTCAGTTTCCTCAGGGGGATCAAGA AAGCTGAGTGAATGTGGCCTGTGGATTTCAGAGCAGTTGGCGGCGGTGCCAGAGTTCCGGGGACTTGGGCCCCTCTTCAAGTCCTCGCCTGAGCCCGTGGCCCTCACTGAGTCAGAGACGGAGTATGTCATCCGCTGCACCAAACACACCTTCACCAACCACATGGTTTTTCAG TTTGACTGCACAAACACACTCAATGACCAGACCTTGGAGAATGTCACAGTGCAGatggagcccactgaggcctatgaGGTGCTCTGTTATGTGCCTGCCCGGAGCCTGCCCTACAACCAGCCTGGGACCTGCTACACACTGGTGGCACTGCCCAAAGAAGACCCCACAGCTG TGGCCTGCACATTCAGCTGCATGATGAAGTTCACCGTCAAGgactgtgatcccaccactgggGAGACCGATGACGAAGGCTATGAGGATGAGTATGTG CTGGAAGATTTGGAAGTTACTGTAGCTGATCACATTCAAAAGGTCATGAAACTGAACTTCGAAGCAGCCTGGGATGAGGTAGGGGATGAATTTGAGAAGGAGGAAACATTCACCTTGTCTACCATCAAGACACTTGAAG AGGCTGTGGGTAATATTGTGAAGTTCTTGGGAATGCACCCTTGTGAGAGGTCAGACAAAGTGCCGGATAACAAGAATACCCACACGTTGCTTCTGGCTG
- the COPG1 gene encoding coatomer subunit gamma-1 isoform X5: protein MLKKFDKKDEESGGGSNPFQHLEKSAVLQEARVFNETPINPRKCAHILTKILYLINQGEHLGTTEATEAFFAMTKLFQSNDPTLRRMCYLTIKEMSCIAEDVIIVTSSLTKDMTGKEDNYRGPAVRALCQITDSTMLQAIERYMKQAIVDKVPSVSSSALVSSLHLLKCSFDVVKRWVNEAQEAASSDNIMVQYHALGLLYHVRKNDRLAVNKMISKVTRHGLKSPFAYCMMIRVASKQLEEEDGSRDSPLFDFIESCLRNKHEMVVYEAASAIVNLPGCSAKELAPAVSVLQLFCSSPKAALRYAAVRTLNKVAMKHPSAVTACNLDLENLVTDSNRSIATLAITTLLKTGSESSIDRLMKQISSFMSEISDEFKVVVVQAISALCQKYPRKHAVLMNFLFTMLREEGGFEYKRAIVDCIISIIEENSESKETGLSHLCEFIEDCEFTVLATRILHLLGQEGPKTTNPSKYIRFIYNRVVLEHEEVRAGAVSALAKFGAQNEEMLPSILVLLKRCVMDDDNEVRDRATFYLNVLEQKQKALNAGYILNGLTVSIPGLERALQQYTLEPSEKPFDLKSVPLATAPMAEQRTESTPITAVKQPEKVAATRQEIFQEQLAAVPEFRGLGPLFKSSPEPVALTESETEYVIRCTKHTFTNHMVFQFDCTNTLNDQTLENVTVQMEPTEAYEVLCYVPARSLPYNQPGTCYTLVALPKEDPTAVACTFSCMMKFTVKDCDPTTGETDDEGYEDEYVLEDLEVTVADHIQKVMKLNFEAAWDEVGDEFEKEETFTLSTIKTLEEAVGNIVKFLGMHPCERSDKVPDNKNTHTLLLAGVFRGGHDILVRSRLLLLDTVTMQVTARSLEELPVDIILASVG, encoded by the exons ATGTTGAAGAAATTCGACAAGAAGGACGAGGAGTCAG GTGGAGGCTCCAACCCATTCCAGCACCTCGAGAAGAGTGCCGTACTCCAGGAG GCCCGTGTATTTAATGAAACTCCCATCAACCCTCGGAAATGTGCCCACATCCTCACCAAGATTCTTTACCTCATAAACCAG GGGGAGCACCTGGGGACCACGGAAGCGACCGAGGCCTTCTTTGCCATGACCAAGCTCTTTCAGTCCAATGAT CCCACACTCCGTCGGATGTGCTACTTGACCATCAAGGAGATGTCTTGCATCGCAGAGGATGTCATCATTGTCACCAGCAG CCTAACAAAAGACATGACTGGGAAAGAAGACAACTACCGGGGCCCAGCCGTGCGAGCCCTCTGCCAGATCACCGAT AGCACCATGCTGCAGGCTATTGAGCGCTACATGAAACAAGCCATTGTGGACAAGGTGCCCAGTGTCTCCAGCTCTGCCCTCGTGTCTTCCTTG CACCTGCTGAAGTGCAGTTTTGATGTGGTCAAGCGCTGGGTGAATGAGGCTCAGGAGGCGGCATCCAGTGATAACATCATGGTCCAG TACCACGCATTAGGGCTCCTGTACCATGTGCGTAAGAATGACCGCCTGGCTGTCAATAAGATGATCAGCAAGGTCACACGGCATGGCCTTAAGTCTCCCTTTGCCTACTGCATGATGATCCGGGTGGCCAGCAAGCAGCTGGAAGAGGAGGATGGCAG CCGTGACAGCCCGCTCTTTGACTTCATCGAGAGCTGCTTGCGCAACAAGCACGAGATGGTGGTATATGAAGCTGCCTCGGCCATCGTCAAtctgccaggctgcagtgccaaAGAGCTGGCCCCGGCTGTGTCAG TGCTCCAGCTTTTCTGCAGCTCACCCAAGGCTGCTCTCCGCTATGCTGCTGTTCGTACCCTCAATAAG GTTGCCATGAAGCATCCGTCAGCTGTGACAGCTTGTAATCTGGATCTGGAGAACCTGGTCACAGATTCAAACCGCAGCATTGCCACGCTGGCCATCACCACCCTCCTTAAGACGGGCAGCGAGAGCAGCATCGACCGCCTCATGAAGCAGATCTCCTCCTTCATGTCAGAGATCTCGGATGAATTCAAG GTGGTGGTTGTCCAGGCCATCAGTGCCCTGTGTCAGAAATATCCTCGCAAACATGCAGTCCTCATGAACTTCCTGTTCACCATGCTGCGGGAAGAG GGTGGCTTTGAGTACAAGCGCGCCATTGTGGACTGCATCATCAGCATCATTGAGGAGAACTCAGAGAGCAAGGAGACAGGGCTGTCACATCTGTGCGAGTTCATCGAGGACTGCGAGTTCACAGTGCTGGCCACCCGTATTCTACATCTCCTGGGCCAGGAGGGTCCCAAGACCACCAACCCCTCAAAGTACATCCGCTTCATCTATAACCGAGTGGTCTTGGAGCATGAGGAGGTCCGGGCAG GTGCTGTGAGTGCTCTGGCCAAGTTTGGAGCCCAGAATGAAGAGATGTTACCCAGTATCTTGGTGTTGCTGAAGAG GTGTGTGATGGATGATGACAATGAAGTAAGGGACCGAGCCACCTTCTACTTAAATGTCCTGGAGCAGAAGCAGAAGGCCCTCAATGCAGGCTATATCCTAAATG GTCTGACTGTGTCCATCCCTGGTCTGGAGAGGGCTCTGCAGCAGTACACTCTAGAACCATCAGAAAAACCTTTTGACCTCAAGTCTGTACCCCTGGCCACAGCGCCCATGGCAGAGCAGAGAACAG AAAGCACCCCCATCACAGCAGTCAAACAGCCTGAGAAAGTGGCAGCTACCAGGCAGGAGATCTTCCAGG AGCAGTTGGCGGCGGTGCCAGAGTTCCGGGGACTTGGGCCCCTCTTCAAGTCCTCGCCTGAGCCCGTGGCCCTCACTGAGTCAGAGACGGAGTATGTCATCCGCTGCACCAAACACACCTTCACCAACCACATGGTTTTTCAG TTTGACTGCACAAACACACTCAATGACCAGACCTTGGAGAATGTCACAGTGCAGatggagcccactgaggcctatgaGGTGCTCTGTTATGTGCCTGCCCGGAGCCTGCCCTACAACCAGCCTGGGACCTGCTACACACTGGTGGCACTGCCCAAAGAAGACCCCACAGCTG TGGCCTGCACATTCAGCTGCATGATGAAGTTCACCGTCAAGgactgtgatcccaccactgggGAGACCGATGACGAAGGCTATGAGGATGAGTATGTG CTGGAAGATTTGGAAGTTACTGTAGCTGATCACATTCAAAAGGTCATGAAACTGAACTTCGAAGCAGCCTGGGATGAGGTAGGGGATGAATTTGAGAAGGAGGAAACATTCACCTTGTCTACCATCAAGACACTTGAAG AGGCTGTGGGTAATATTGTGAAGTTCTTGGGAATGCACCCTTGTGAGAGGTCAGACAAAGTGCCGGATAACAAGAATACCCACACGTTGCTTCTGGCTG
- the COPG1 gene encoding coatomer subunit gamma-1 isoform X7, with protein sequence MCPHPHQDSLPHKPGNRVKLGGRENGAGGLEGRLFPPVSQPTLRRMCYLTIKEMSCIAEDVIIVTSSLTKDMTGKEDNYRGPAVRALCQITDSTMLQAIERYMKQAIVDKVPSVSSSALVSSLHLLKCSFDVVKRWVNEAQEAASSDNIMVQYHALGLLYHVRKNDRLAVNKMISKVTRHGLKSPFAYCMMIRVASKQLEEEDGSRDSPLFDFIESCLRNKHEMVVYEAASAIVNLPGCSAKELAPAVSVLQLFCSSPKAALRYAAVRTLNKVAMKHPSAVTACNLDLENLVTDSNRSIATLAITTLLKTGSESSIDRLMKQISSFMSEISDEFKVVVVQAISALCQKYPRKHAVLMNFLFTMLREEGGFEYKRAIVDCIISIIEENSESKETGLSHLCEFIEDCEFTVLATRILHLLGQEGPKTTNPSKYIRFIYNRVVLEHEEVRAGAVSALAKFGAQNEEMLPSILVLLKRCVMDDDNEVRDRATFYLNVLEQKQKALNAGYILNGLTVSIPGLERALQQYTLEPSEKPFDLKSVPLATAPMAEQRTESTPITAVKQPEKVAATRQEIFQEQLAAVPEFRGLGPLFKSSPEPVALTESETEYVIRCTKHTFTNHMVFQFDCTNTLNDQTLENVTVQMEPTEAYEVLCYVPARSLPYNQPGTCYTLVALPKEDPTAVACTFSCMMKFTVKDCDPTTGETDDEGYEDEYVLEDLEVTVADHIQKVMKLNFEAAWDEVGDEFEKEETFTLSTIKTLEEAVGNIVKFLGMHPCERSDKVPDNKNTHTLLLAGVFRGGHDILVRSRLLLLDTVTMQVTARSLEELPVDIILASVG encoded by the exons ATGTGCCCACATCCTCACCAAGATTCTTTACCTCATAAACCAGGTAACAGGGTGAAGCTTGGGGGTAGGGAGAATGGTGCTGGGGGATTGGAGGGGA GGCTTTTCCCACCTGTCTCCCAGCCCACACTCCGTCGGATGTGCTACTTGACCATCAAGGAGATGTCTTGCATCGCAGAGGATGTCATCATTGTCACCAGCAG CCTAACAAAAGACATGACTGGGAAAGAAGACAACTACCGGGGCCCAGCCGTGCGAGCCCTCTGCCAGATCACCGAT AGCACCATGCTGCAGGCTATTGAGCGCTACATGAAACAAGCCATTGTGGACAAGGTGCCCAGTGTCTCCAGCTCTGCCCTCGTGTCTTCCTTG CACCTGCTGAAGTGCAGTTTTGATGTGGTCAAGCGCTGGGTGAATGAGGCTCAGGAGGCGGCATCCAGTGATAACATCATGGTCCAG TACCACGCATTAGGGCTCCTGTACCATGTGCGTAAGAATGACCGCCTGGCTGTCAATAAGATGATCAGCAAGGTCACACGGCATGGCCTTAAGTCTCCCTTTGCCTACTGCATGATGATCCGGGTGGCCAGCAAGCAGCTGGAAGAGGAGGATGGCAG CCGTGACAGCCCGCTCTTTGACTTCATCGAGAGCTGCTTGCGCAACAAGCACGAGATGGTGGTATATGAAGCTGCCTCGGCCATCGTCAAtctgccaggctgcagtgccaaAGAGCTGGCCCCGGCTGTGTCAG TGCTCCAGCTTTTCTGCAGCTCACCCAAGGCTGCTCTCCGCTATGCTGCTGTTCGTACCCTCAATAAG GTTGCCATGAAGCATCCGTCAGCTGTGACAGCTTGTAATCTGGATCTGGAGAACCTGGTCACAGATTCAAACCGCAGCATTGCCACGCTGGCCATCACCACCCTCCTTAAGACGGGCAGCGAGAGCAGCATCGACCGCCTCATGAAGCAGATCTCCTCCTTCATGTCAGAGATCTCGGATGAATTCAAG GTGGTGGTTGTCCAGGCCATCAGTGCCCTGTGTCAGAAATATCCTCGCAAACATGCAGTCCTCATGAACTTCCTGTTCACCATGCTGCGGGAAGAG GGTGGCTTTGAGTACAAGCGCGCCATTGTGGACTGCATCATCAGCATCATTGAGGAGAACTCAGAGAGCAAGGAGACAGGGCTGTCACATCTGTGCGAGTTCATCGAGGACTGCGAGTTCACAGTGCTGGCCACCCGTATTCTACATCTCCTGGGCCAGGAGGGTCCCAAGACCACCAACCCCTCAAAGTACATCCGCTTCATCTATAACCGAGTGGTCTTGGAGCATGAGGAGGTCCGGGCAG GTGCTGTGAGTGCTCTGGCCAAGTTTGGAGCCCAGAATGAAGAGATGTTACCCAGTATCTTGGTGTTGCTGAAGAG GTGTGTGATGGATGATGACAATGAAGTAAGGGACCGAGCCACCTTCTACTTAAATGTCCTGGAGCAGAAGCAGAAGGCCCTCAATGCAGGCTATATCCTAAATG GTCTGACTGTGTCCATCCCTGGTCTGGAGAGGGCTCTGCAGCAGTACACTCTAGAACCATCAGAAAAACCTTTTGACCTCAAGTCTGTACCCCTGGCCACAGCGCCCATGGCAGAGCAGAGAACAG AAAGCACCCCCATCACAGCAGTCAAACAGCCTGAGAAAGTGGCAGCTACCAGGCAGGAGATCTTCCAGG AGCAGTTGGCGGCGGTGCCAGAGTTCCGGGGACTTGGGCCCCTCTTCAAGTCCTCGCCTGAGCCCGTGGCCCTCACTGAGTCAGAGACGGAGTATGTCATCCGCTGCACCAAACACACCTTCACCAACCACATGGTTTTTCAG TTTGACTGCACAAACACACTCAATGACCAGACCTTGGAGAATGTCACAGTGCAGatggagcccactgaggcctatgaGGTGCTCTGTTATGTGCCTGCCCGGAGCCTGCCCTACAACCAGCCTGGGACCTGCTACACACTGGTGGCACTGCCCAAAGAAGACCCCACAGCTG TGGCCTGCACATTCAGCTGCATGATGAAGTTCACCGTCAAGgactgtgatcccaccactgggGAGACCGATGACGAAGGCTATGAGGATGAGTATGTG CTGGAAGATTTGGAAGTTACTGTAGCTGATCACATTCAAAAGGTCATGAAACTGAACTTCGAAGCAGCCTGGGATGAGGTAGGGGATGAATTTGAGAAGGAGGAAACATTCACCTTGTCTACCATCAAGACACTTGAAG AGGCTGTGGGTAATATTGTGAAGTTCTTGGGAATGCACCCTTGTGAGAGGTCAGACAAAGTGCCGGATAACAAGAATACCCACACGTTGCTTCTGGCTG
- the COPG1 gene encoding coatomer subunit gamma-1 isoform X6, translated as MTKLFQSNDPTLRRMCYLTIKEMSCIAEDVIIVTSSLTKDMTGKEDNYRGPAVRALCQITDSTMLQAIERYMKQAIVDKVPSVSSSALVSSLHLLKCSFDVVKRWVNEAQEAASSDNIMVQYHALGLLYHVRKNDRLAVNKMISKVTRHGLKSPFAYCMMIRVASKQLEEEDGSRDSPLFDFIESCLRNKHEMVVYEAASAIVNLPGCSAKELAPAVSVLQLFCSSPKAALRYAAVRTLNKVAMKHPSAVTACNLDLENLVTDSNRSIATLAITTLLKTGSESSIDRLMKQISSFMSEISDEFKVVVVQAISALCQKYPRKHAVLMNFLFTMLREEGGFEYKRAIVDCIISIIEENSESKETGLSHLCEFIEDCEFTVLATRILHLLGQEGPKTTNPSKYIRFIYNRVVLEHEEVRAGAVSALAKFGAQNEEMLPSILVLLKRCVMDDDNEVRDRATFYLNVLEQKQKALNAGYILNGLTVSIPGLERALQQYTLEPSEKPFDLKSVPLATAPMAEQRTESTPITAVKQPEKVAATRQEIFQEQLAAVPEFRGLGPLFKSSPEPVALTESETEYVIRCTKHTFTNHMVFQFDCTNTLNDQTLENVTVQMEPTEAYEVLCYVPARSLPYNQPGTCYTLVALPKEDPTAVACTFSCMMKFTVKDCDPTTGETDDEGYEDEYVLEDLEVTVADHIQKVMKLNFEAAWDEVGDEFEKEETFTLSTIKTLEEAVGNIVKFLGMHPCERSDKVPDNKNTHTLLLAGVFRGGHDILVRSRLLLLDTVTMQVTARSLEELPVDIILASVG; from the exons ATGACCAAGCTCTTTCAGTCCAATGAT CCCACACTCCGTCGGATGTGCTACTTGACCATCAAGGAGATGTCTTGCATCGCAGAGGATGTCATCATTGTCACCAGCAG CCTAACAAAAGACATGACTGGGAAAGAAGACAACTACCGGGGCCCAGCCGTGCGAGCCCTCTGCCAGATCACCGAT AGCACCATGCTGCAGGCTATTGAGCGCTACATGAAACAAGCCATTGTGGACAAGGTGCCCAGTGTCTCCAGCTCTGCCCTCGTGTCTTCCTTG CACCTGCTGAAGTGCAGTTTTGATGTGGTCAAGCGCTGGGTGAATGAGGCTCAGGAGGCGGCATCCAGTGATAACATCATGGTCCAG TACCACGCATTAGGGCTCCTGTACCATGTGCGTAAGAATGACCGCCTGGCTGTCAATAAGATGATCAGCAAGGTCACACGGCATGGCCTTAAGTCTCCCTTTGCCTACTGCATGATGATCCGGGTGGCCAGCAAGCAGCTGGAAGAGGAGGATGGCAG CCGTGACAGCCCGCTCTTTGACTTCATCGAGAGCTGCTTGCGCAACAAGCACGAGATGGTGGTATATGAAGCTGCCTCGGCCATCGTCAAtctgccaggctgcagtgccaaAGAGCTGGCCCCGGCTGTGTCAG TGCTCCAGCTTTTCTGCAGCTCACCCAAGGCTGCTCTCCGCTATGCTGCTGTTCGTACCCTCAATAAG GTTGCCATGAAGCATCCGTCAGCTGTGACAGCTTGTAATCTGGATCTGGAGAACCTGGTCACAGATTCAAACCGCAGCATTGCCACGCTGGCCATCACCACCCTCCTTAAGACGGGCAGCGAGAGCAGCATCGACCGCCTCATGAAGCAGATCTCCTCCTTCATGTCAGAGATCTCGGATGAATTCAAG GTGGTGGTTGTCCAGGCCATCAGTGCCCTGTGTCAGAAATATCCTCGCAAACATGCAGTCCTCATGAACTTCCTGTTCACCATGCTGCGGGAAGAG GGTGGCTTTGAGTACAAGCGCGCCATTGTGGACTGCATCATCAGCATCATTGAGGAGAACTCAGAGAGCAAGGAGACAGGGCTGTCACATCTGTGCGAGTTCATCGAGGACTGCGAGTTCACAGTGCTGGCCACCCGTATTCTACATCTCCTGGGCCAGGAGGGTCCCAAGACCACCAACCCCTCAAAGTACATCCGCTTCATCTATAACCGAGTGGTCTTGGAGCATGAGGAGGTCCGGGCAG GTGCTGTGAGTGCTCTGGCCAAGTTTGGAGCCCAGAATGAAGAGATGTTACCCAGTATCTTGGTGTTGCTGAAGAG GTGTGTGATGGATGATGACAATGAAGTAAGGGACCGAGCCACCTTCTACTTAAATGTCCTGGAGCAGAAGCAGAAGGCCCTCAATGCAGGCTATATCCTAAATG GTCTGACTGTGTCCATCCCTGGTCTGGAGAGGGCTCTGCAGCAGTACACTCTAGAACCATCAGAAAAACCTTTTGACCTCAAGTCTGTACCCCTGGCCACAGCGCCCATGGCAGAGCAGAGAACAG AAAGCACCCCCATCACAGCAGTCAAACAGCCTGAGAAAGTGGCAGCTACCAGGCAGGAGATCTTCCAGG AGCAGTTGGCGGCGGTGCCAGAGTTCCGGGGACTTGGGCCCCTCTTCAAGTCCTCGCCTGAGCCCGTGGCCCTCACTGAGTCAGAGACGGAGTATGTCATCCGCTGCACCAAACACACCTTCACCAACCACATGGTTTTTCAG TTTGACTGCACAAACACACTCAATGACCAGACCTTGGAGAATGTCACAGTGCAGatggagcccactgaggcctatgaGGTGCTCTGTTATGTGCCTGCCCGGAGCCTGCCCTACAACCAGCCTGGGACCTGCTACACACTGGTGGCACTGCCCAAAGAAGACCCCACAGCTG TGGCCTGCACATTCAGCTGCATGATGAAGTTCACCGTCAAGgactgtgatcccaccactgggGAGACCGATGACGAAGGCTATGAGGATGAGTATGTG CTGGAAGATTTGGAAGTTACTGTAGCTGATCACATTCAAAAGGTCATGAAACTGAACTTCGAAGCAGCCTGGGATGAGGTAGGGGATGAATTTGAGAAGGAGGAAACATTCACCTTGTCTACCATCAAGACACTTGAAG AGGCTGTGGGTAATATTGTGAAGTTCTTGGGAATGCACCCTTGTGAGAGGTCAGACAAAGTGCCGGATAACAAGAATACCCACACGTTGCTTCTGGCTG